One Pseudoalteromonas rubra genomic window, AACACGACGCCACAAAACTGTATTGATGGCCAGGTTGCGGCGATTGAAGGCGCAATTACGTTTCTGTTAGCCCAAAAGTAATTCAGGCCATTAGCTCTCCATGCTCGTGAATGATCTCAAAGATATCTCTGAAAGAGTGAGCTTTTTGAAATATATTCACGGGCACATGCAGCGCACGGGCAATATCAGAAGACGATATCATGCCCCTCAAGCCCCCTTTTTCGTCCATCAACAGAACATGTTGCTGACCAAGCTCCCTGAGTGTCTGTAGCACATCCCCTATCTTGGCGCTTGCTACTGTCGAAAAGCGCATTGCGTGCAAATCCTGCTTTTTAGTCATCACATCCTCAACGGTTAAGTCACTGCGCGCAACTTGACGTTTCTGTGCAATGCTTAATACCCGCCGACCAGATAGATCCTTGGAATTGACCACCCCAAGAAAGGTGTCATCATGATCAACCACCAATTTTGACCTTACATGACCATTAAGCATCATATAAACCGCATGATCTATATCTACATCTTTCAAGATCATTTGTGGCTGACGTCTGGCAAAATCAGTGATCACTTTGACCGCAGGACTCGACAGACTCAATGGCTCCGCATCATAATAATCACAAAACTGATAGACCCCTTCTAACTTTAATGTTTGTAGCGATTTATACTCACTCATATCCCCTCCACTATCGACACTGTGGTCGAACCATATTGAAAATATGGTTCATCGTTGCATTTTATGCAAGGGACTAATCCGCTCGGTGTAATCCACTGTAATGGCAAGATACGAATTGACTCGTTACACTGATACTGTTCGCAATTGTCTTTGCCCGGACACAATAATAGTCTGTCTTTTAGGCTGTTATTATTGTGAATACTTCCTGAAATAACATACCCGTTTCGGCGGGTCCTTTTTATAAACTGAAGGTAACTAAGGAAATAGTCCCTTCAACAAGGTAGAATCTCCACCGAAGTGCAAATTCGTGTGCGTCACTTATACGGAAAGTTAGGAAAATCTTATGGCATATTTAATCGATGAACAGAAACTGGAAAAAATTTACCTAAAAAGTTATCACACTTTTGGACGTTATAAATTTAATGTAGATACCTTCGTCGATAAGCCTGGCATATCAAGGCACCATGCCATCATTGAACATGCAA contains:
- a CDS encoding CBS domain-containing protein, which translates into the protein MSEYKSLQTLKLEGVYQFCDYYDAEPLSLSSPAVKVITDFARRQPQMILKDVDIDHAVYMMLNGHVRSKLVVDHDDTFLGVVNSKDLSGRRVLSIAQKRQVARSDLTVEDVMTKKQDLHAMRFSTVASAKIGDVLQTLRELGQQHVLLMDEKGGLRGMISSSDIARALHVPVNIFQKAHSFRDIFEIIHEHGELMA